The following are encoded together in the Brassica napus cultivar Da-Ae chromosome A9, Da-Ae, whole genome shotgun sequence genome:
- the LOC106447124 gene encoding transmembrane 9 superfamily member 11, translating to MDRFKICFLAAIFSLIQLGFAFYLPGSYPHKYEVGDYLNVKVNSLTSIETEMPFSYYSLPFCQPPEGIKDSAENLGELLMGDRIENSPYRFKMFKNESEIFLCQTEKLSGDGFKLLKKRIDEMYQVNPMLDNLPAIRYTKKDGYVLRWTGYPVGIKVQDVYYVFNHLKFKVLVHKYEEAANVARVMGTGDAAEVIPTMGKSKDSDVPGYMVVGFEVVPCSFAHNADSTKKLKMYERYTTPIKCDSTSVSMSVKEGQSIVFSYEVSFEESDIKWPSRWDAYLKMEGSKVHWFSILNSLMVITFLAGIVLVIFLRTVRRDLTRYEELDKEAQAQMNEELSGWKLVVGDVFRAPSNPSLLCVMVGDGVQILGMAVVTILFAALGFMSPASRGTLITGMLFFYMILGIAAGYVAVRLWRTIGCGEHRGWMSVAWKAACFFPGIAFLILTTLNFLLWGSHSTGAIPFSLFVILILLWFCISVPLTLIGGYFGARAPHIEFPVRTNQIPREIPAQKYPSWLLVLGAGTLPFGTLFIELFFIMSSIWMGRVYYVFGFLFVVMILLVVVCAEVSLVLTYMHLCVEDYKWWWKSFFASGSVAIYIFIYSINYLVFDLKNLSGPVSATLYLGYSLFMVLAIMLATGTVGFLSSFWFVHYLFSSVKLD from the coding sequence GCCGTTTTGCCAACCTCCCGAAGGAATCAAGGATAGTGCGGAGAATCTAGGCGAGCTTCTCATGGGAGATCGGATCGAGAATTCTCCGTACAGGTTCAAGATGTTCAAGAACGAGAGTGAGATCTTTCTTTGTCAGACGGAGAAGCTCTCTGGCGACGGTttcaagcttctcaagaagaGGATTGATGAGATGTATCAGGTGAACCCCATGCTTGACAATTTGCCTGCGATTCGTTACACTAAGAAAGATGGGTATGTTTTGAGGTGGACTGGGTACCCTGTTGGGATCAAGGTTCAGGATGTTTACTATGTGTTTAACCATTTGAAGTTTAAGGTTCTTGTTCATAAGTATGAAGAGGCTGCTAATGTGGCGCGTGTCATGGGTACTGGGGATGCAGCTGAGGTGATTCCGACAATGGGGAAGAGTAAGGACTCTGATGTGCCTGGGTACATGGTTGTTGGGTTTGAGGTGGTTCCTTGCAGCTTTGCTCATAACGCTGATTCGACGAAGAAGCTGAAGATGTATGAGAGATACACGACTCCGATTAAATGTGATTCGACTAGTGTTTCAATGTCTGTCAAGGAAGGTCAGTCCATTGTGTTCTCTTATGAAGTTAGCTTCGAGGAGAGTGACATCAAGTGGCCGTCGAGGTGGGATGCGTATTTGAAGATGGAAGGCTCAAAGGTTCATTGGTTCTCGATCTTGAACTCTCTTATGGTGATCACTTTCTTGGCTGGTATTGTTCTTGTGATATTCTTGAGGACTGTTAGGAGGGATTTGACTCGTTACGAGGAGTTGGATAAGGAGGCTCAAGCTCAGATGAATGAGGAGTTGTCTGGGTGGAAGCTTGTTGTGGGTGATGTTTTCCGTGCTCCGTCGAACCCTTCGCTTCTGTGTGTTATGGTTGGTGACGGTGTTCAGATTCTTGGCATGGCTGTTGTGACTATCTTGTTCGCTGCTCTTGGGTTCATGTCGCCGGCTTCTCGTGGAACGCTTATCACCGGTATGCTATTCTTCTACATGATCCTTGGCATTGCAGCTGGTTATGTCGCGGTTCGTCTCTGGAGGACGATTGGATGTGGGGAACACCGTGGATGGATGTCTGTTGCATGGAAAGCCGCTTGCTTTTTCCCGGGTATCGCGTTTCTGATCCTCACCACGCTCAACTTCCTTCTGTGGGGTAGCCATAGTACTGGAGCCATTCCTTTCTCTCTGTTCGTCATCCTCATCCTCCTGTGGTTCTGCATCTCGGTTCCTCTCACTCTCATCGGTGGTTACTTTGGTGCCAGGGCTCCTCACATTGAGTTCCCGGTCCGAACCAACCAGATTCCCAGGGAAATCCCAGCTCAGAAATACCCGTCATGGCTTCTCGTTCTTGGCGCTGGAACACTTCCGTTTGGAACCCTCTTCATCGAGCTGTTCTTCATCATGTCCAGCATCTGGATGGGCCGTGTCTACTACGTCTTTGGATTCCTGTTTGTTGTCATGATCCTTCTCGTTGTGGTGTGTGCTGAGGTCTCTCTAGTGCTAACGTACATGCACTTGTGTGTGGAAGACTATAAATGGTGGTGGAAGTCCTTCTTTGCGTCAGGATCCGTTGCAATCTACATCTTCATATACTCCATCAACTATCTCGTCTTCGACCTTAAAAACTTGAGTGGACCAGTTTCAGCGACTCTTTATCTGGGCTACTCTCTGTTCATGGTCCTGGCTATCATGCTCGCGACAGGTACTGTTGGTTTCCTCTCTTCCTTCTGGTTCGTGCACTACTTGTTCTCTTCGGTGAAACTTGACTGA
- the LOC106447123 gene encoding histone-lysine N-methyltransferase ASHR2 encodes MNDGGAKSETLLQVTEINGRGRSLVAAQPLRGGQVILRESPLLLYSAFPFLSSPPPPYCDHCFRLLSQSSQRCQSCSLVSFCSPNCTSSHTPWLCESLRRLHQSSSAAFADQSPERQVQARFLLSAYNLAAASPSDFQILLSLQGNGDSTSDSGFLHSLLSAVCPPLPVPISPELTAALLAKDKVNGFGLMEPFSVTNEKRSVRAYGIYPKTSFMNHDCLPNACRFDYVDSGGSDGNTDIIIRMIHDVPQGREVCLSYFPVNMNYSGRQERLLEDYGFRCECDRCKVEASWSEDENEDMEEMDGEDDEEEEEMEEGEGCGDGVDDDDSSFPHAYFFARYMCEKENCFGTLAPLPPKGLDASRLLECNVCGSVKEDEVGGNA; translated from the coding sequence ATGAACGACGGCGGAGCTAAGTCGGAGACGCTGCTACAAGTCACAGAAATCAACGGAAGAGGAAGGAGTCTAGTAGCGGCACAGCCTCTACGTGGCGGACAAGTTATCCTCAGAGAGTCACCTCTCCTCCTCTACTCTGCTTTCCCATTTCTCTCATCACCACCTCCCCCTTACTGCGACCATTGTTTCCGACTGTTATCTCAATCATCTCAGAGATGTCAATCTTGCTCTCTCGTCTCCTTCTGTAGCCCTAACTGCACCTCCTCTCACACTCCTTGGCTCTGCGAATCCCTCCGTCGTCTTCACCAATCGTCCTCCGCCGCGTTCGCCGATCAATCTCCTGAACGCCAAGTCCAAGCTCGGTTCCTCCTCTCCGCTTACAACCTCGCCGCCGCTTCTCCTTCCGATTTCCAGATCCTGCTCTCTCTCCAAGGCAATGGAGACTCCACTTCCGATTCTGGTTTCCTTCACTCTCTCTTATCCGCCGTGTGTCCTCCTCTTCCGGTCCCGATCTCGCCGGAGCTCACGGCGGCGCTACTGGCGAAGGATAAGGTTAACGGTTTCGGTTTGATGGAGCCGTTCTCTGTTACGAACGAGAAGAGATCGGTGCGAGCGTATGGGATATATCCGAAGACGTCGTTTATGAATCATGATTGTCTTCCTAATGCTTGTAGATTCGATTACGTTGACTCTGGTGGTTCTGATGGTAATACTGATATCATCATTAGGATGATCCATGATGTTCCTCAAGGTAGAGAGGTCTGTTTGAGTTACTTCCCTGTGAATATGAACTACTCGGGTAGACAGGAGAGGTTGCTTGAGGATTATGGTTTTAGATGTGAGTGTGATCGGTGTAAGGTGGAAGCTAGTTGGTCGGAAGATGAGAACGAAGATATGGAAGAGATGGATGGtgaagatgatgaggaagaagaagagatggaaGAAGGAGAAGGTTGTGGGGATGGtgtggatgatgatgattctagtttcccacaTGCTTACTTCTTTGCGAGATATATGTGTGAGAAGGAGAATTGTTTTGGTACTCTTGCTCCGTTACCGCCAAAGGGTCTTGATGCTTCGAGGCTTCTTGAATGTAATGTTTGTGGAAGTGTTAAGGAGGATGAAGTTGGCGGAAACGCTTGA
- the LOC106448808 gene encoding uncharacterized protein LOC106448808, translating to MEKVDLPVHNHPLLPLTRFSHGRCKGCWSHGYIYGGYRCNELGCDTLFYKECAESLPDINHSSHPDHPLKLVRKFQSSICSLCQVWFDTGYFCSICDFKLDLGCAWRPSPPLTLENTDTHEHQLVLSNGVGSELSQSTRNCKVCSSEVLEFKQYYECHQCELFFHVKCTKISLEEYHTSHPEHPLKFLTGDEAPGYADKKCLLCGMEFNQELHHCDVCNQHLQRLCGKLITT from the coding sequence ATGGAAAAAGTAGATTTACCAGTTCACAACCATCCTTTGTTACCTCTCACTCGATTTTCCCATGGTCGATGTAAAGGTTGCTGGTCTCATGGTTACATATATGGAGGCTATCGTTGCAATGAGTTGGGGTGCGACACTTTGTTTTATAAAGAGTGTGCCGAGTCCTTGCCAGACATCAACCACTCTTCCCATCCTGATCATCCTCTCAAGCTTGTCCGAAAATTCCAATCATCCATTTGTAGTCTGTGTCAAGTTTGGTTTGACACTGGTTACTTCTGTTCCATATGCGATTTCAAGTTGGATTTGGGTTGTGCGTGGAGACCATCACCACCCCTTACTCTCGAAAACACCGACACGCATGAGCATCAGCTTGTACTCTCTAATGGAGTGGGGTCTGAGTTGTCTCAAAGTACAAGAAACTGCAAAGTGTGCAGCTCTGAAGTTCTTGAATTCAAGCAATATTACGAGTGCCATCAGTGCGAGTTGTTCTTCCATGTGAAATGTACCAAGATCTCTCTAGAAGAATATCACACTTCTCACCCTGAACACCCACTCAAGTTTCTTACAGGCGATGAAGCACCTGGTTACGCAGACAAGAAGTGCCTTCTTTGCGGGATGGAGTTTAATCAAGAACTTCACCACTGTGACGTTTGTAATCAGCATTTGCAGAGGCTGTGCGGAAAACTCATCACCACTTAG
- the LOC106447121 gene encoding phospholipase A2-beta-like, with amino-acid sequence MMISSSSMRVAAAFLLVLLFLVDVVCSEECTRTCIAQNCDTLSIRYGKYCGIGHSGCPGEEPCDDLDACCMVHDNCVEVNGMTNISCHKKFKQCLNRLSKSIKQSKNKKVGFSKQCPYSQVIPTMNQGMDIGIMFSQLGNDLRTEL; translated from the exons ATGATGATTAGCTCTTCTTCTATGCGTGTCGCGGCTGCTTTCCTCCTTGTCCTCCTCTTCCTCGTCGACGTTGTTTGCAGCGAG GAGTGCACAAGAACATGCATTGCGCAGAATTGTGACA CACTTTCTATTCGGTACGGGAAGTATTGTGGGATTGGACACTCTGGATGTCCTGGTGAGGAACCTTGTGATGATCTTGATGCTTGTTGTATGGTCCATGACAACTGCGTTGAGGTGAATG GTATGACTAACATAAGCTGCCATAAGAAGTTCAAGCAATGCCTAAACAGGCTTAGCAAATCGATAAAGCAATCGAAAAACAAAAAGGTTGGTTTTTCCAAACAATGCCCTTACTCACAAGTCATACCAACTATGAATCAAGGAATGGATATCGGCATCATGTTCAGTCAACTAGGCAATGATCTCAGAACCGAGCTCTGA
- the LOC106447120 gene encoding 60S ribosomal protein L28-1-like, with translation MATVPGQLIWEIVKTNNCFLVKQFGRGNAKVQFSKEKNNLCNLNSYKHSGLANKKTVTIQPADKEQGVVLATTKTKKQNKPKVSVNKSILKKEFPRMSKAVANQVVDNYYRPDLKKFALARLSVISKSIRVAKSGAKQRNRQA, from the exons ATGGCGACAGTTCCAGGACAATTGATCTGGGAGATTGTTAAGACCAACAACTGTTTCTTGGTCAAACAGTTCGGACGAGGCAACGCTAAGGTTCAGTTCAGCAAAGAGAAgaacaacctctgcaaccttaaCTCCTACAAGCACTCTG GTCTTGCAAACAAGAAGACAGTGACCATCCAGCCAGCTGACAAGGAACAAGGTGTTGTCCTCGCCACCACCAAGACCAAGAAGCAGAACAAGCCTAAGGTCTCTGTCAACAAGTCTATCCTCAAGAAGGAATTCCCCAGGATGTCCAAGGCTGTTGCTAACCAG GTGGTTGACAACTACTACAGGCCAGACTTGAAGAAATTCGCTCTTGCCAGACTCAGTGTCATCAGCAAAAGCATCAGGGTTGCCAAGTCCGGTGCCAAGCAAAGAAACCGTCAAGCTTAA
- the LOC106447119 gene encoding 60S ribosomal protein L31-1 → MEKGKGRKEEIVTREYTINLHRRLHSCTFKKKAPNAIKEIRKFALKAMGTKDVRVDVKLNKQIWSRGIRGPPRRVRVRVARKRNDDEDAKEEFYSLVTVAEIPAEGLSGLGTKVIDEDE, encoded by the exons ATGGAGAAAGGAAAGGGAAGAAAGGAGGAGATTGTTACCAGGGAGTACACCATCAATCTCCACAGGCGCCTCCATAGCTG CACATTCAAGAAGAAGGCACCCAATGCGATCAAAGAGATAAGGAAGTTTGCATTGAAGGCAATGGGAACAAAGGACGTCAGAGTAGATGTCAAGCTCAACAAGCAGATTTGGAGCAGAGGTATCCGTGGTCCTCCTAGGAGAGTCAGAGTCCGCGTTGCCCGTAAGAGGAACGATGATGAAGATGCCAAAGAAGAGTTTTACTCTCTCGTCACTGTCGCTGAGATTCCGGCTGAAGGTTTGTCTGGTTTGGGCACCAAGGTCATCGATGAAGACGAGTGA